CTCGAAAAATACATTTATCCTGCCGTCTGGTTGCTCAAAAGGCTCAAAAGAAATGTATTTATTTTCTACAATCAACTGATTATTTCTTCCATCTTGCAAGTTTTCTCGTGAGCAATTTATCTGCACAATATCATAAGGGTTTTTTATGGCTGAATCATCGGTTAATCCCACAATATCATTTAAATTTTTTTCGGTGTAATCTTTGGCCACGGCGCAAATTGTAAGTTTAGACCCCTGGTAAGTTCTTCGGTTTTTCCCTTGGGTTAAATAAGGAAACGCAGCAGGTTTCTTACCAGGAATCCAATGTGTGCCTTTCAGTAGTGCAGTGTTTAATAATTCCCCTGCTGCATTAGTTTCAATAATTTCAATGTCCGCAATGCAACAAGTCATAAGTCGCTGCACATTTACGGCATTGGTATTTCCTAAATTTGATACGCTTTGCTTTAAAAAACTTTTATCTATGGGCGTAAAGAAATCATGAATTTCATCACCAGGATAAATTTTTACCTTATCATTGAAATACACATACTCATAATTCTGCGTGATTTCAAGCGTTTTTTTTCGAGCATAATTAAATTGCATCGTCAAGCGCATATGCACTCTATCTGCTTTTGACGATGTTTTTTCCAAGGCTATGAAATTATTGTCTAAGCAGAAGTTGTAACCACTCACCAAATTATTGAAAATATTAATTTCAGACTGAATGAGCTTTAAATGCACCTTGATTACATGAATGCGAGTCCTGTTCTCAAAGACTGAAATTGTAAATTCGTGGGCAACGCCATTGGCTGGCACCTCAGAAATAGCACTTTGCGCTTCAATGCTTACGGTGCCTTCTACATTTTCAGATAAAGCCAAAACCTCGTTTTCTGAAATGCTCAATGTTACCCCTTCTGGAACTTGAATTTTCTTATCCCCAGTGAGCGTTGATTTGTTTTTGTCGAACACCAAATGTAAATCTGTAGGAAATCTATGCTTTGGTTTATTATCTACGGATTTAGGAATTCTTTTTAAATAAAAAGTTTGCTCACGACTATCAACAATGAGCCTTGAGTGCTCGTCCATGCCTTTTGTTTTAGCTGAAACTTGCAATTTTACTTTTACTTTCACTAGCTCATTGGCGGGCAAACGGTGTAAGTTTTTAAGCCTTGCTATATATTGGAAACTTTTTTGATAAGGAACAAAGCCTTTATAACTATTGTCTCCAAAATCAAGATACTCGGAGCCATCATCACTAAAGTATGTTGAGAACCAAAAGCTTTCAAAATTTTTAGCGTCACCAGGAGCCATCAAGCTTTTTAAATGTTCTTCACTCGGTAATTTTACCGATACAAGGAACTCATCGGGCAAAAACTCACCCTCTGTCCATACAATGGTTTTTTCTTCTGGAGATATTTCCCAATCTCTCTGTACAATTGGTTTTACAGGTTCTTCGATAGATGAAGATGACGAGCTTTGATCACTCGCGGCTAAATTAGGATTAAAGTATATTGGCATTATTTTATTTTTTTAGAGATGATGTAAGGTATTCTTTGTTTATAAAATCCAAATCTTTCATTGAAGTTGAACTTTGGCTTCCAAATTTCTACTAATTTTCCTGCGAATCGTAGCATAATTCTTGAGTCTATTTCCACTACATTGGCCTCTGGAAATAGCGCACGGATGGTATTACTTATTCGTTTAAAATCGTATTCACTCCCTGGTACCAAATCGATGTCTTTGGGAACGATTGTTTTGTCTCCGTCTAAGTAGCGAGCAATACTCCCACAAATAAATAAATTTTCGTAGCCATAAAAGCTAAACAACTCGTCCATGAGTTGGTTAATTTTTGGTTCTTCAAAAACCTGCAAATCTTTAAACGCTCCCATTATTGTATGTTTTTATTTTTCATTGATAAATATCTTTTTTGTGCCTCCATCATTATTTTAGCCGCTTTTTCATCGGCTACGATGTATGATTTTACACCATTTTTTTCAATATCCTCGAGAACTTCAGAGTTTCGAATTAACGCCCCAAGTAATAATTGATAGAATTCATTTTGCTTCAAATTCTCGGTACCAAATTCTACGGCATTGGTTTTTTGCACCGCTCCACCTTCTGCGTAGGGTTTATCTTTTCCCGTTCTCTTGGCTTCCAGCCATTGTTCCACTTTGGCTACTTCTGGTTGCTTTCTTAGCCACGCAGGGATTACATATTCATCGGCGTGAACTACCCCTGCCACTTCGTGTCCAGTTTCATCTTTAAAGCCCAAACCTATGGTAGCGCCCCCTTTGGCATAGCCTTGTTTAGGAGGAAGTGGTTGGCTCGCAATCATGGCTGTTTGTGCTGCACCTAAGGCTCCAACGACTGCGGCCAAAGCAAAATTTGCTGGAGTCCATGGTTTAGACCCCAAAGCAGATGTTACACCCAACGCTGTATTAATAATTGATGTAATTATGGCGTTTTGTTTTTCGTATTTGGCCTGTTTATACTCCATCTCAGCGCGGCGTTTGTTTACGCTTTCTTCAATGGCTTTAACCTTGGCGTCGTACTCTTTTTGGTTGATGTAGCCCTCGTCGAGTTGTTTTTTTAACGCATCTTTTTTTCGATTGGCATTAGCCTCAAATTTTCGTAAGGCTTCCTGCTCTTTTTTCATTTGGAAGTCGTGGAACTTGGCCCAAGTTTGTTGCATGGCCTGCGTCACGCCAACCATCATCTCGAGTTTTCCTTTCCAAGAGTCTAAGTTTTGGAACATTTGCTCCCAACTCTCGGCGTTCATGCCCAAAACATCTGCATTTTGAATAAAGCCAACGCCTTGGAAATTCTCATCTTCTCCTTTCATTTTGGCCATAATTAGTGCCACTTCATTGGCTTCTAAACCTAATTCCCGTAACCTATTGATTAAGTCGTTTTTGGCTTCTTCGCTTAGGATTAAATCCTCAGGTAATAGTCCTTTCCAGTCGCCAGTTTGCAATCCTTCTTTTAGTTTTTCGGTTAGTTGGTTTAAAAATTCAGTTTGTTCCTCTAATTGCTTTTGATTAAATTCTCTTCTTTTTTTAGCTTTTTGTTTTTCGGTTAAATCAAGGCTTTGCAACTCTTTTTCAAAGGCTAAATAGGCATCTTTCTGTTTGTCTTCAAACGATTTTTTTTCCTTTTCTATGGACTTCGTTAGGTATTCCTCCTTAATTTTTAATTTTTTAGCCTCTGTATCTTTAGTAATACTTCCCTCCCTATCAGCATGCGTATCTGTTATTTTTTCAAGTTGTTGAATCGCTGTTTGGTAGTGTTTAACGCTTTGGTTGATTTGAGCAATCTGTTCGGGCGTAGCTTTTTCCTTTTTCTCGTTGAGATTAGCTATTTTTTCTTCGTACTCCCTTTTCTTCGCAGCTATTTCATTGGCCTCGTCTTTGATTTGGCGTAATTTTCTATTTTTTTGCTCTTCAAGGAGCTTTAATTCTTTTTCTAAACTATCTTTAGTAGTTGCAAGCTCTAAATCCCAAGCCTCGTCTTTGGCTTTTTGTAGGTTTTTGAGGGCTTGCTCTTCTGCTTTTAGTGCAGCGTCTCCCTCTCTTTTGATTTCATTGGCTAGCTTTTCGGCTGCTCTATCTTTACCTACTCGGTTTGGCTTGGGTTTTGGAGTAGGGGTTACGGCTTGATTTGCCTTGACTTTTACTGAATTTGACTGCGGAGATAATCCAGCCAACATAGCAATTTCAGATTCTTTTTTTCTTATTTCTTTTTGTGCAGCGCCATTTTTTTTCAAAAGCTCCAATTCCTTTTTCTTCTGTATTAATTGACCTTCCCAATATTGTTTAAAAGCTTCATCTGATTGCGCTGATGTTTTAACTTGATCTTGAATTTTCTTTAATTTATTTTGTTCATCAAATTTTAAATCTTCTGTTTTTAATGGATTGGGCCCGCCAAAATCAAATTTATCGTAACCTCCATTTTTACTTAACAATTCTTGATTTTTTTTATATTCTGCTATAGCCTTTCTATTTTTCTCTTCTTTTTTTTGATTTTCTATTTCTTCCGCTTTGGCTCGCTGAGCTTGTTCAAATTCTTGCGCTTGCAATTCTGCTAATTCTTCGGCTCTTCTTTCTTTTACCTTTTGCATAGCCTTTGCCCTTGCCACTTGGTCTAATTTGTCGATTAAATCATCATAAACTCCAATCAAATCGCTCGTAGCTCTAAATTCATCGTCCACCGTGCCAGTAAATTCAGGTGCAATTTCTATCAACTTTTCATAGGCTTTTCTACGCAGCTCCAAACTTATGTTTTCATCATTGAGTAGAGCAATGAGTGGGTCTATTTGATTCTTTAATTCCGCCGTTGATTTAGTTACCTCCTTGTTATACTCAGCAGCAACTTCTTGTTCTGCATTCAATTTTTTTTGTTTTTCTGCGGCTTCATCTGCACTATTTTTGAATAATAAAAATGCTGTGGCCGCTGTTGTTACCAAACTAATTAATAAGCCTAAAGGATTTGCCTTTGTAACCATATTAAAGGCTCGCATTGCTACAGTTGCTTTTTTTATATTCCCTGTGAGCTTAGCTTTTACGGCAATTAATAGTAAACTTGATGCTTTTAATATTTTTACAATAGTATTTTGTTCGCTGAGAGCTTTGGTCTCAGCTTTTGTGGTTTGAATACTTAACTTGCTTAGCAGAATACTTGCTTTTGTCGCAATATTATAACTGCCCCAAGCAACTATTGCTATTTTAATTGTTTTTACTAATAAAGATAGAGCGTTTCTAAGATTCTCACCTTTCTTTTCAGCATCGTCGGTTACTCCTACAAAAGCTCCTATTAGCTGAATAATCCCCTCAAAATAATTAAAGATTTTGCCACTGCTGAAAAATTCTGAAAAAGCATTTTTTATTTTTTGCCAAGTAGCGGCAGCATTATTGTTTACTTTATTAAACTCTTCTTGTAGCGAGGTAGCTTCCGTCATGGATTTGGCTGATAATTCCATGCTTTCTCTGAACCTATCCACACTTCCAGAAGCAGAACCTACTGCCTTTTGAACTTCTAAAGAGTTTAGCTTGAGAGATTCCAATACGGCGGCAGCCTCGGTTCCTTCTAGCCCCTTCATGCCTTCAGCAAAACGCAAAAAGAATTCCTCTGGTTTTGTGTTAATTAAGGATTGCGCTTCTTCCACGCTCATATGCATGGAGTGGGCAAATAAATCAATGTTCTCGGCGGCTGTTGTAATAAATCTGGAGTATCCACTTGCAGCAATTTGTGCATCGACACCGCTTTCTTCAAAGGCGGCACCTAATCCTAATACGGAGGAAACACTTGGTTTTAAGGAATCAGGTAATTGCCCCACACGCAGGGCAAAATCTGAGATATTTTCCTCCGAGGCTGTCCCATTTGCTCCGAGTTCATTCAAAGCGGAACCTACTTGATTGATGGCTTCGGCATAGCTTTTTTCTTTCGTGTCATCGTATAGATTTTTGAGCTTTCCGAGTTTGGTGGCTACGGCTTCTAATCCTCCCGAAAAACTATCGCCTAATGCTACATAGGCTTTGTCTATCTCTTGGGTGAATTGTGCCACCTCTTGTTTTCCTTGAATCCCTAAACGCCCCGCAAGCTCAGCGATTTTCATCAGCTCCATTTTGCTTGTTCGGGTATCTATGGCATCAAAGCTGTCCCATAGTTCTTGCACTTGCTTTTTGGCAAGCCCCGTGGTTTTTTCCACGGCTGACATTTGGTCGGCCAAGTCTAATAAGCCACTTAATGTGGCACCTATATTCCCCTTTATCCATCCTACTAAACCAGAAATTGATAATCCAGACAATACATTTCGAGTTACTTCTCCAAAGTTTAAAAATCCTCTCGTAAGTCTACTTATTACATCAGTTCCTTTTTCTGTGGCTTGGCGTACGGCATTGATTTCGGATTTCACTTTTTCAAAATGTGCACGGGCGTTTTTTACTTCTTCTGCTTTTTTAATAAACGCTTCGGTGCCAGGTGTGAGTTTTCTAAGCTCTCCCTCCAATTTACGGGTGGCTGTGCTTAAATCTTTAAAGGTATTAAATACGGGTTTGCCGTTAATGCGTAATACTACTTGCTGTGCCATAATAAAAAAAATCTGAGTGCAATTTGCACCCAGATTTCATTTTTTAAAAGGACATGTTTTTTAGCCAAAAGGTCTCAACTTTTTTAAACGATTTTTCCGAATTTTAGCATAAGTGCCACATTCTTCTTTTTTAAAATGGTAAGTAATGTTTTCATTTGCATCCCATTGGGGGAGCGGTTTTGCTTCCTCTTCAGCCTGTTCTGCTCTCTTTCTAGCTCGCTCTTGTTTGTTTTTTTCTAAAATTTTATCCGTTTCACTTTTCATTTGCTCTTGTGTAAAAAATAGAACAACAAAAAGCGTAGAAAATACCACGAACAGTATAAAAATAATTTTTAGATCCGTTTTGTCAAATAAACTCAGCACACAAAGCAGTAAAAAAAAAGCCACAGGCAACACATAATAAGCAATCAATCCCACAGCTATAATATATTCTATGATTTTTTTCATTTTAATGTTTTGGTTTTAAATAGTTACACAATTCTCTTACCAAATAATTACCTCTTGCAATTTGAGGGCGGCAAAAGTTATTATCCTTACCCTCAAGATAAATAAAAATCACGGCATTTAGAAATGCATCTAAATCCTCGGCTACACTTTCTGGGGAATCGTCTACATATTCTACCCACTCAGCAATTTTGCTTGCTACTTCTTGCACATTTGGAGTGTGTGCTACACCGCTTTCATTGTTTCGCATAATATGAAATTTAAAATTAAATTTTCAAAAAGAGAAAGGCAGGTCGCTGCGAAACAAACTATTGAGACAATAGAAAAGCTACGGACTTGCACCGATACGCCTGCCTTGTGTGTTTTAAGATTTCTCATGATTTGTCTCTTTTTATTTGTTTCGCGAGACAAATGTAAGAAATTATTTTTTATTGTTTACATTTTCAGCCATTTTTTCCACCAGATTATTCAGTACCTGGTAGCCTCTAATTTCACTGAGTTCCTTGGCTAAATAAGGCACCACACCGCTGTTTTTAATCGCTGAATCTATAAACTCATGCCGTGGCAATTGGTAACGATGCCCTTTTCTAATGTATTGTACAAACTTCGGAATTTTCCGTTCCACGCTATGGGCATGGCGTATGGTGTTTGCCCCGTGATGCTGGATAAAACCGTGTTTTTCCATTTTTATGGTTAATGCATTCAGAAAATAAATTGTGCCTTTTTCATCTTTTAGCCTTTTCAAGCGTGGCTTTACTTCTAAATCTTTTAACCTCTTTCGATTGCCATCAGAATGCGATTTAAAAGTTTTCACCCCTTGGCGTAGCCTATATTGTAAATCTTTACTTGCTTTTTGCGCTATCTTTTTTTCGGAATCATTTACCATATCTTCGCATATCTTTTTAAATACTCTTTATCTTTTAGTTTGCCTTCGAAGTAATCTCGCATCAGCCAGCGGGGCATTTCAATGTGTTTACCGTCATCACGGCTAAGGCAGTCCACGCACTCCCATACGGATTGCATTCTATCTTGAGTCGATGTTCCGCTCAATTCATAACTATGCCCGTTGAACTCGAATTTCCGAGTAAGCCAGCACCCTGTATCGTCTATAATTTTTACAAATTTCATAGGGCAAATTTTAATTTTTCAAACTTCCTACAAAAGGACAAAAAAATGGGCGAGCAGTTGGAGCTGCCCACCCAGCCCAATGCAGCGGCTGACAGCCCACCGCAAAGGGAAGAAATGAATAAAAAGAAACTATGCCCGTTTGTACATTTTCCATTTGTACACTTGCGCTATTACTTTTACTTCCTTATCGCCTGCTAAATTCTCTTCTACCCCCATGATATCAACTAACTCTATTTCGAATTTGCTTTCCTTTAGAAAAGCATAAATATCATTTTCAGTGAGTGGATGCTCGGGAATCACGCCTTTAAGCATATTAAAAACTTCATTGGTAGTTTTATGTATGGGCTCTTGCCCAAAGCTTGTAGGCTTTTGCGCATAATCGAGTAGAAAAAACGCCTTGATATCTTCTAAATAGTCGTCCATTTTGCGAAATCTTTATTTTGAAAATAACTTCTTCTTGCATTGTTGAATGCCTCTCGGTGCGAGCTCCCCCAAGCAAACACTGCCTGCCCTAGCACATCTATGATTTTACATTTCACAGCGCAATCTTTACTCCCTGGGGCCAATGGAAAGCTCAAAAAAGTAATTTTAGCCATTTCTTGGCGTTGGAATTTCAACACCTCGTTTTGGGTTTTGTGGTTGGCTCTTTTTGATTTTCTGGTTCTGTTTACCATTCTTTTAATTGCTAATCCTCTCATGATTAATGTTTTATTTGTTTGATTGTTATTTGATTCTAATTTGAATGAAATCCATTATTTGGCCGTTGTAATCCTTTTGAATGCGCAAGCCATCGGGCATGTAGACATAGCCCTTTTTGCGACAATATTCTTTTAAGTAATGGTGGAGCTTCATACGGCTCACCTCTAAGCCCGTATTTTTTGAAATGTACTCATATAGCGACCATTTCATAAATTCTACAATGTTATCTTTCGGCTCTAGGGTGGCGAGGAATTTCTCCATTGCTTCTTCTATCGCTTGCGGAATTTCTACGGTTTTTCGCACCGTGTTCCACTCATCATAGGCTTTTTCCCTAGCCTTATTTATTTCTTCTTGGCTCCAATGAGAACCCATTAATGTTCTCAACTCTTGTTCCATGGCGTCTCTTTCGTTCATTTCTTGGAAATAAAGTCTTTTTAAATTGGCTACTTTTTCCATTTTTTGGCAAAGTATTACGCTTAAATCTTGAATGCGCCCGCCTTTGTCTTCTAAATAATAGCTCCAGTGTTTCATAATTCTTTTTTTATAAAATCGTGTATAAATTTTTTGTCTTTTAATCGATTGAACGCCTGTTCTACATCCTCGGTTCTGTCGTAAGGCTGAACAATTTCCCAAACGCCCCTGCCTTTGGGTAAAAAAATGTGCAAATAATACTTTTTCATTGCCTGGTTGTAAACCTTATACACCAGCACTTGCCCTTCTTCGAACTCGTGCGTTACGGCATATTCCAGTTTATTCATTTCTGAAATTTTGATTCACCTCGTATTTCTCACCCTTGAGTAAACATGTTGTCATATCCAATTCGTCCAGCACCCAAGATAGGCAAAGAATGCTATCCAAAAGCAAACAATCATCATCGCAGCAATCGTTGCCACTTAAACTCAGCTCTCGGGATAGCCTTACGATAAGTTTTATAATGTTATTTCTCAGCCTTTCGGGTATAATTCCAACTTCCTGAATGCCTTGAAGCTCCTCAATGATTAAATCATTGATGTCCGCCTCAATCTCTGGGCGCTCACTATGCACTATTTTTTTTGTTTCTTTTATATTCATAATTAAACTTTGATTTAATTTTGAGCTACAAATATAAATCAAAGTTTAATAATAACAAAGAAAAATTAAATAATTCTTTATTTTATTTTTCCATTATTGTACTTTACTTTATTTATTAATACTTTTGTGCTATGATTTTAAGACTTCAAGAAATATTAGAAGAAAAAAATATTACTTCTAAAGATCTATCAGAAATGGCAGATTTGTCTCAAGTATCAATAAGTAATATCCTTAATGGGAAAAGCTCTCCCAAAATAGATACTATAAACAAGATAGCTACAGTTCTAAAAGTTCCTATTACTGCTCTATTTGTAGAAAAAACTTCCAAAATTCAATTAATTATAGATGATAATTTACACACATTTTATAGCCTTGAAGAATTGAAAGAATTTATACAAAAAAAAACCGATGAGTAAAATCATCGGCTTCTCTATTTCGTATTAGCAAAAAAGCCACTCGTTTCTGAGTGGCTAGGCATCCGCAAAAAATAAAAAGCCCCCTATATATAGGGGGCTTAGCGCATTCAGAAAAAGAGTTTGTTTGTAATAATCAAGTAAACTGAATGCTTTTCAATTCATCAGCAAAATTATTCAATGCCAATTGAATTTTTTTGGCAGTTTGCACACTAGGATTTCTAAAACCTTGTATATAGTGGCTTAGCTGAGCTTTATTAATACCCGTTAATTTACTGAGCCCCACCAAGGATAAAAACTGATTGTAATAGGATAAAAAAGAAGCCACATCATAATGAAACTCAAAATCAGCCTCTACAAATTTTTTACCTTCTTCTTCATATAAATTTTTCATCTCCTCATAGCAAATTTTAAAATCCTCTATCGCTTCTTTTGCCGTTTTTCCGTCACCGATTACGCCATAGTTCAAAGTGTTGTCTTTCAAATCCACATAAACGCCGTAGGTTCCATCTTTTCCGATTTCCACAAATGCTTTAATTTTCTTCATAATTATTTAGTTTTTGCAGGGGCTATTTCACCCCCGCTGATTTTAAAATACTTTGTAAAGTTCCCGTTTTTACTTCTTGGCTCTTATGATTACTCATTTTAAACTTTTTTTTAGTTATTGGGCTAAACCACACGGGGTGCCCATTAATTTGCTTTCCTGTATCATAACAGCCATTTTTCTTTAATTTCTTCTCTAATTCTGAATATTTCATTTTTACTTGATTATTACACTACAAATATAATGATATTTTTTTGAATATCAAAAAAGAATTTAATTTTTTATAAATTTGTGCTATGCAAATATCATTCACACTTATCATCATTTTATTATTGTTTGCCATCGTACTCACGCTTTCAGATATTTCTAAAAAGCTGGATAAATAAAAACCGATGAGTAAAATCATCGGCTTCTCTATTTCGTATTAGCAAAAAAGCCACTCATTTCTGAGTGGCTTTCAACAGCAATTCAGTATTTCAGTAAGCGTTAATTTAAATCATATGAAGTTGCTGTAA
This Ornithobacterium rhinotracheale DNA region includes the following protein-coding sequences:
- a CDS encoding phage tail tape measure protein — encoded protein: MAQQVVLRINGKPVFNTFKDLSTATRKLEGELRKLTPGTEAFIKKAEEVKNARAHFEKVKSEINAVRQATEKGTDVISRLTRGFLNFGEVTRNVLSGLSISGLVGWIKGNIGATLSGLLDLADQMSAVEKTTGLAKKQVQELWDSFDAIDTRTSKMELMKIAELAGRLGIQGKQEVAQFTQEIDKAYVALGDSFSGGLEAVATKLGKLKNLYDDTKEKSYAEAINQVGSALNELGANGTASEENISDFALRVGQLPDSLKPSVSSVLGLGAAFEESGVDAQIAASGYSRFITTAAENIDLFAHSMHMSVEEAQSLINTKPEEFFLRFAEGMKGLEGTEAAAVLESLKLNSLEVQKAVGSASGSVDRFRESMELSAKSMTEATSLQEEFNKVNNNAAATWQKIKNAFSEFFSSGKIFNYFEGIIQLIGAFVGVTDDAEKKGENLRNALSLLVKTIKIAIVAWGSYNIATKASILLSKLSIQTTKAETKALSEQNTIVKILKASSLLLIAVKAKLTGNIKKATVAMRAFNMVTKANPLGLLISLVTTAATAFLLFKNSADEAAEKQKKLNAEQEVAAEYNKEVTKSTAELKNQIDPLIALLNDENISLELRRKAYEKLIEIAPEFTGTVDDEFRATSDLIGVYDDLIDKLDQVARAKAMQKVKERRAEELAELQAQEFEQAQRAKAEEIENQKKEEKNRKAIAEYKKNQELLSKNGGYDKFDFGGPNPLKTEDLKFDEQNKLKKIQDQVKTSAQSDEAFKQYWEGQLIQKKKELELLKKNGAAQKEIRKKESEIAMLAGLSPQSNSVKVKANQAVTPTPKPKPNRVGKDRAAEKLANEIKREGDAALKAEEQALKNLQKAKDEAWDLELATTKDSLEKELKLLEEQKNRKLRQIKDEANEIAAKKREYEEKIANLNEKKEKATPEQIAQINQSVKHYQTAIQQLEKITDTHADREGSITKDTEAKKLKIKEEYLTKSIEKEKKSFEDKQKDAYLAFEKELQSLDLTEKQKAKKRREFNQKQLEEQTEFLNQLTEKLKEGLQTGDWKGLLPEDLILSEEAKNDLINRLRELGLEANEVALIMAKMKGEDENFQGVGFIQNADVLGMNAESWEQMFQNLDSWKGKLEMMVGVTQAMQQTWAKFHDFQMKKEQEALRKFEANANRKKDALKKQLDEGYINQKEYDAKVKAIEESVNKRRAEMEYKQAKYEKQNAIITSIINTALGVTSALGSKPWTPANFALAAVVGALGAAQTAMIASQPLPPKQGYAKGGATIGLGFKDETGHEVAGVVHADEYVIPAWLRKQPEVAKVEQWLEAKRTGKDKPYAEGGAVQKTNAVEFGTENLKQNEFYQLLLGALIRNSEVLEDIEKNGVKSYIVADEKAAKIMMEAQKRYLSMKNKNIQ
- a CDS encoding helix-turn-helix domain-containing protein, with the translated sequence MILRLQEILEEKNITSKDLSEMADLSQVSISNILNGKSSPKIDTINKIATVLKVPITALFVEKTSKIQLIIDDNLHTFYSLEELKEFIQKKTDE
- a CDS encoding type II toxin-antitoxin system HicB family antitoxin, which gives rise to MKKIKAFVEIGKDGTYGVYVDLKDNTLNYGVIGDGKTAKEAIEDFKICYEEMKNLYEEEGKKFVEADFEFHYDVASFLSYYNQFLSLVGLSKLTGINKAQLSHYIQGFRNPSVQTAKKIQLALNNFADELKSIQFT
- a CDS encoding type II toxin-antitoxin system HicA family toxin; its protein translation is MKYSELEKKLKKNGCYDTGKQINGHPVWFSPITKKKFKMSNHKSQEVKTGTLQSILKSAGVK